The following coding sequences are from one Pigmentibacter sp. JX0631 window:
- a CDS encoding NCS2 family permease: MNSKKKHLSKEVIAGLTTFFTMSYIVIVNPQVMSSSGTGMSVAGSLTATVLISFLMTLLAGLYIKLPYALAPGMGLNVFIAYSLIIGEKIPWPTALGLIFWSSILFILVSIFPIRQKIVEALPNNMKHAMSCGIGLFLAFIGLKNLGLIVAHPATFVTLADINFTIALGLFGFIIAFYLFNKNKPYAFLLSILVVTIIAMFTKEIEFPKEWLALPDFDSHFFKLDLIGSLKWSFIPVIIAIFMTNLFDSISSIIGLSTSAGFVDDKGNPQKLKETLVVDSIASLFSSLFGTAPATVYIESSAGIQAGGKTGLSSIVTAFCFLPCLFLAPLITVVPAYATTPVLILVGILMCKTLKNIHATQLDDIIPVFLTIILMPLTFSITQGVLWGIVSYVLLKILVGKIKVISPVLWILAIICSLALISEHSTLFK; this comes from the coding sequence ATGAATAGCAAAAAAAAGCATTTATCAAAGGAAGTTATAGCAGGTTTAACCACTTTTTTTACCATGTCCTATATCGTAATTGTTAATCCACAAGTCATGTCGTCAAGCGGGACAGGCATGTCAGTAGCTGGTTCACTCACAGCAACCGTTTTAATTTCATTTTTAATGACATTATTAGCAGGTCTTTATATCAAACTTCCTTACGCTCTTGCCCCTGGAATGGGCCTAAATGTCTTTATCGCTTATTCTTTAATTATTGGTGAAAAAATTCCTTGGCCTACAGCATTAGGTCTTATTTTTTGGTCAAGTATTCTATTTATTTTAGTTTCTATTTTCCCAATTCGCCAAAAAATTGTAGAAGCTCTACCTAATAATATGAAACATGCAATGTCTTGCGGTATTGGTTTATTTTTAGCATTTATAGGATTAAAAAACCTTGGACTAATTGTAGCACATCCAGCGACATTTGTTACTTTAGCTGATATTAATTTCACAATTGCTTTGGGACTATTTGGTTTCATTATTGCCTTTTACTTATTTAATAAAAATAAACCTTATGCATTTTTATTATCAATTCTAGTTGTCACTATAATTGCAATGTTTACTAAAGAAATTGAATTTCCAAAAGAATGGTTGGCATTACCTGACTTCGATTCTCACTTTTTTAAATTAGATCTTATTGGTTCATTAAAGTGGAGTTTTATACCAGTAATTATAGCAATTTTTATGACAAATTTATTTGATTCAATTTCATCTATAATAGGTTTATCTACTAGTGCTGGGTTTGTGGATGATAAAGGCAATCCACAAAAACTAAAAGAAACATTGGTGGTAGATTCCATTGCTTCTTTATTTTCAAGTTTATTTGGTACAGCTCCTGCAACTGTATATATTGAAAGTTCAGCAGGCATCCAAGCGGGTGGTAAAACAGGCTTAAGCTCTATAGTCACAGCTTTCTGTTTTTTGCCTTGTTTATTCCTCGCTCCACTAATTACTGTCGTACCAGCTTATGCAACAACCCCAGTTCTTATATTAGTTGGTATTTTAATGTGCAAAACTTTAAAAAACATCCATGCCACACAGCTTGACGATATTATACCAGTTTTCTTAACTATCATTCTTATGCCATTAACATTCTCTATTACTCAAGGAGTTCTATGGGGTATTGTAAGCTATGTGTTACTTAAAATATTAGTGGGCAAAATTAAAGTTATTTCTCCTGTTTTATGGATTTTAGCCATTATTTGTTCACTTGCTCTAATTAGTGAGCATAGTACTTTATTCAAATAA
- a CDS encoding transporter substrate-binding domain-containing protein has product MYESKTIFLTLNGSKNVDSMADAKLVKVGVLAGSSYETILLNPEHSLDKAKIEAVPNDNTNFKKLIGKKIEAWFTLDIVANTLINTQGKTEKMEFKDFRIGKPIAIQEKYIATTSATSGELVKKVSTAFEAFKKTSAYSDIIKKINKK; this is encoded by the coding sequence ATTTATGAATCAAAAACAATTTTTCTAACTTTAAATGGTTCTAAAAATGTCGATTCAATGGCTGATGCCAAGTTAGTTAAAGTTGGAGTATTAGCGGGCTCTTCTTATGAAACAATATTATTAAATCCTGAGCATTCATTAGATAAAGCAAAAATTGAAGCTGTTCCAAATGATAATACAAACTTTAAGAAATTAATTGGGAAAAAAATAGAAGCTTGGTTTACTTTGGATATTGTTGCAAATACTTTGATTAATACTCAAGGAAAAACGGAAAAAATGGAGTTTAAAGACTTTCGCATAGGTAAACCCATTGCCATCCAAGAAAAATATATAGCCACAACTTCAGCTACTTCTGGCGAATTAGTTAAAAAAGTTTCAACTGCTTTTGAGGCATTTAAGAAAACTTCTGCATATTCTGATATAATAAAGAAAATCAATAAAAAATAA
- the groL gene encoding chaperonin GroEL (60 kDa chaperone family; promotes refolding of misfolded polypeptides especially under stressful conditions; forms two stacked rings of heptamers to form a barrel-shaped 14mer; ends can be capped by GroES; misfolded proteins enter the barrel where they are refolded when GroES binds) translates to MAVKMISFNENAQKKILSGVNTLANAVKVTLGPKGRNVLIEKSYGAPLITKDGVTVAKEIELEDRFENMGAQMVKEVASKTNDDSGDGTTTATVLAQAIYREGFKMLAAGHAPVELKRGIDKAVETVVNNLKKVARPVNGTKEIAQVATISANNDSTIGNMIAEAMEKVGQDGVITVEEAKGLETYVDVVEGMQFDRGYLSPYMVTDQERLEVVFENPFILLFDKKISVMKDMVPLLENIARSGRPLLIIAEDVEGEALATLVLNKLSGTIKVCAVKAPGFGDRRKAMLDDIAILTSGTVVSEEIGMKLETTTIDDLGQADKVVVDKDNTIITGGKGSEANIKARVAEIRSQIEKTTSDYDREKLQERLAKLAGGVAVIRLGAATEVELKEKKDRIEDALNATRAAVAEGIVAGGGVALARSSLELTNLKVENTEQQAGVELVRRALEEPIRIIASNGGHEASVVVDKILANNNISYGFNALSDNYEDLIQAGVIDPVKVTRCALQNASSVASLLLTTNAMISEKPKKDSASPMGGGMPGMGGMPGMGGMGGMDYDM, encoded by the coding sequence ATGGCTGTTAAAATGATTTCTTTCAATGAAAATGCACAAAAGAAAATTTTATCTGGTGTTAATACTTTAGCCAATGCAGTTAAAGTTACTTTAGGACCTAAGGGTCGCAATGTTTTAATAGAAAAAAGTTATGGAGCTCCTCTTATAACTAAAGACGGCGTTACTGTAGCAAAAGAAATCGAACTTGAAGATCGTTTTGAAAATATGGGCGCACAAATGGTTAAAGAAGTTGCTTCTAAAACCAATGATGATTCCGGCGATGGAACAACTACCGCTACTGTACTTGCTCAAGCTATTTATCGCGAAGGATTCAAAATGCTTGCTGCTGGACATGCTCCAGTAGAACTGAAAAGAGGAATCGACAAAGCTGTTGAAACCGTTGTTAATAATCTAAAAAAAGTAGCTCGTCCTGTTAACGGAACAAAAGAAATAGCTCAGGTCGCAACTATTTCGGCAAATAATGATTCTACTATTGGAAACATGATCGCTGAAGCTATGGAAAAAGTTGGTCAAGATGGTGTAATCACTGTTGAAGAAGCTAAAGGCCTAGAAACTTATGTAGATGTAGTTGAAGGTATGCAATTTGATCGTGGATACCTATCTCCATACATGGTAACTGATCAAGAACGCTTAGAAGTAGTATTTGAAAATCCTTTTATTTTATTATTCGATAAAAAAATATCTGTAATGAAAGATATGGTTCCATTACTAGAAAATATAGCACGTAGTGGCCGTCCATTACTAATTATTGCAGAAGATGTTGAGGGCGAAGCTCTTGCTACCCTAGTATTAAATAAATTATCTGGAACTATTAAAGTTTGTGCAGTTAAGGCTCCTGGCTTTGGTGATCGCAGAAAAGCAATGCTGGATGATATCGCTATTTTAACGAGCGGTACTGTTGTTTCTGAAGAAATCGGTATGAAATTAGAAACAACAACAATTGATGACCTTGGACAAGCTGATAAAGTTGTTGTTGATAAAGACAACACTATCATCACTGGTGGAAAAGGATCTGAAGCAAATATCAAAGCTAGAGTTGCAGAAATAAGAAGCCAGATTGAAAAAACAACTTCTGATTACGATCGTGAAAAACTACAAGAACGTTTAGCTAAATTAGCTGGTGGTGTTGCAGTTATTCGCTTAGGCGCAGCTACTGAAGTTGAATTAAAAGAAAAGAAAGACCGCATTGAAGATGCTCTAAATGCAACTCGTGCAGCTGTAGCAGAAGGAATTGTAGCTGGAGGTGGTGTCGCTCTTGCAAGATCATCCCTAGAATTGACTAACTTAAAAGTAGAAAATACTGAACAACAAGCTGGAGTTGAGCTTGTACGCCGCGCACTTGAAGAACCAATTCGTATAATTGCAAGCAATGGTGGACATGAAGCTAGCGTTGTTGTTGATAAAATTTTAGCTAATAATAACATCAGCTATGGTTTCAATGCTTTATCTGACAACTATGAAGATCTTATTCAAGCAGGAGTTATTGACCCTGTTAAAGTAACTCGTTGTGCTTTGCAAAATGCAAGTTCTGTTGCTAGTTTACTGCTTACAACTAATGCAATGATTTCAGAAAAACCGAAAAAAGATTCCGCTTCACCTATGGGTGGCGGCATGCCAGGAATGGGTGGTATGCCAGGAATGGGTGGCATGGGCGGAATGGATTACGACATGTAA
- the groES gene encoding co-chaperone GroES gives MNKSIRPLNDRILLKRIEAEQKTAGGILIPDNAKEKPIEGKVIAVGNGKILENGSRQSPALKVGDKVLFGKWSGNEIKIEGEEYLLIKEDEILAVVEA, from the coding sequence ATGAATAAGTCCATTCGCCCTCTTAATGATAGAATTCTTTTAAAACGAATTGAAGCTGAACAAAAAACTGCTGGAGGAATTCTTATTCCTGATAATGCAAAAGAAAAACCAATTGAAGGAAAAGTCATTGCGGTCGGAAACGGAAAAATTTTAGAAAATGGTTCTCGCCAATCACCAGCACTAAAAGTTGGAGACAAAGTATTATTTGGCAAATGGAGTGGCAACGAAATAAAAATAGAAGGCGAAGAGTACCTTCTAATAAAAGAAGATGAAATTCTTGCTGTAGTTGAAGCTTAA
- the rfbA gene encoding glucose-1-phosphate thymidylyltransferase RfbA, translated as MKKMKGIVLAGGSGTRLYPSTSCLSKQLLPVYDKPMIYYPISTLMMGGITEILIISTPRDLPAFRSLLGDGSQWGIQIEFLEQKTPAGLAQAFVIGEDFIKNQNVCLILGDNIFHGQGLMTTIDQYRLEHTGCRIFGYTVKDPERYGVIELDKNGVPISIEEKPQIPKSNIAITGLYFFDEHVSRYAKELKPSLRGELEITDLINIYFKQGNLSVEEFGRGVAWLDTGTHRSLLDASLYFAVLEDRQGLKIACPEEIAWRKGFINSIQFELLANSLKKSGYGEYLLKLLKYSH; from the coding sequence ATGAAGAAAATGAAAGGTATAGTACTTGCTGGAGGATCTGGTACTCGTTTATATCCCTCAACAAGCTGTCTGAGTAAACAGCTTCTTCCAGTTTACGATAAACCTATGATCTACTATCCTATTTCTACTTTAATGATGGGCGGCATAACGGAAATTCTTATCATTTCAACTCCAAGAGATTTACCTGCTTTTCGAAGTTTATTAGGGGATGGTTCGCAGTGGGGAATTCAGATTGAATTTTTGGAACAAAAAACTCCTGCAGGATTAGCGCAAGCTTTTGTAATTGGAGAAGATTTTATAAAGAATCAGAATGTGTGCTTAATATTGGGTGACAATATTTTTCATGGTCAAGGACTTATGACTACTATTGATCAGTATCGATTAGAACACACTGGTTGTAGAATTTTTGGCTATACTGTTAAAGACCCTGAAAGATATGGTGTCATTGAGTTAGATAAAAATGGAGTACCTATTTCTATTGAAGAAAAGCCTCAAATACCAAAATCGAACATAGCTATAACTGGTCTTTATTTTTTTGATGAACATGTCTCTCGCTATGCAAAAGAATTGAAACCATCGCTCAGAGGCGAATTAGAAATAACAGATTTAATTAATATATATTTTAAGCAAGGAAATTTATCTGTTGAAGAATTCGGAAGAGGTGTGGCTTGGTTAGATACAGGAACGCATCGTTCTTTACTTGATGCTTCATTATATTTTGCTGTTTTAGAGGATAGGCAAGGACTAAAAATAGCTTGTCCTGAAGAAATTGCTTGGCGAAAGGGATTTATTAATTCTATTCAATTTGAACTTTTGGCAAATTCATTAAAGAAAAGTGGCTATGGCGAGTATTTGTTAAAACTATTAAAATACAGTCATTAA